The following nucleotide sequence is from Corylus avellana chromosome ca7, CavTom2PMs-1.0.
ATCAATCGCAACATTTAGTCTTTGAAGGAGGTTCAAATATCTTGGTGCACTTTCATTGTCTCTATCATGGTGCAGCCACTTGTCTAAGTTTCCATTTGCCATGAATTCATAAATTAGTGCTTTGAATTCATTGCCATTATAGTCCACGCTTGAGCAACAAGTTAAGATCTTCACGAGGTTTCGATGCCGTATATTTCTTAACGTATTGCATTCCGTCATGAAACTCTTGGAAGCTCCTTTTTGTTGAAGGTTCAATACTTTCACAGCAACCATCATTTTTTCCTGAGCAAGAATTCCTTTATATACGAAACCAAAACTACCAGATCCAATTAAATTGCTAGGAGAAAATCCGTCAGTAGTTTGATAGAGCTCCTTGTATGAAACATTTGAAAGAAAGTTGGTTTTCGGGAGTGTAGAAGatgattctttttttgattttctcctcCTATAAAGGACAACAAATgatgaaaatagaataaaacataaaaccccACTAACAATTATGGCGGTTAATTGGAATACATGGGATTTTCTTTGCTTCATAACTTCGACATAGCATGCTTGTAGTTTTAGTTCTGGGATACCTCCACAAAGATTTTTATTTCCTATCACTGATATTGCACTAGCATTTCGGAAGACTCCCTTTGTTGGTACCTCGCCCACCAAATTATTAAAGGAAAGATTCAAATACAGTAGAACAGAAACTTTCTGTAGATCTTTAGGAATTATTCCCGAAAAATTGTTTCGTGAAAGATCTGCATGGTGAAGGTCTTTCAAGGAAGCCATAAATGGAGGCAAGTTTCCTTCAAATGAATTACCCTGCAAGTAAAGGTTTTGCAAACTCAAGCAATCTCCAATGGTTGTAGGAATCTcaccaaacaaattgttttcaGATACATCCAAAAccacaatatttttcaaattgcctACTTCCATGGGTAGGATGCCCGTGAAGGAGTTATGTGATAAGTCGATTCCAAGTAATTGCGAAGAAAGACTTGTTTGTGGTATGGCTCCACTAAGGTTATTTTGGGAAATATTTAAGAACTGCAAACTTTTGCAGTTTCCAAAACTTGATGGAATGCTTCCTTccaatttgttttgatttaagtAAAGATCTACCAATTCAGTGAGGTTGCCTAGAGAGGATGGTATCTGCCCCGACAATCTGTTTCTTTGCAAATCCAATCCTTGCAGCTTTTGAAACTTCCCAAAATAAGTGGGAATGGTGCCTGTGAACAGATTTTCCTCCATGCCGAGGATTCTTAAGTTGATGAGATTCTCTAATGCTACAGGAATAATTCCAGATATTTGATTGCCATAAATATATAAAGCACTGAGTTGCTCCGACAAATTTCCTATAGAATCAGGTAAACTACCTTCGaaattattatcaaaaaaaCCTAGGCTTTCAAGTTTGGTACAGTTTTCCAAAGATGTTAAAAAATCCATGTCCTTGACTGAATTACTTCCAAGATTATTTCCACCAACACCTAAAACAGAGAGATTTAGCAGGTTGCCTAGATCAGTTGGAACTTGTCCCACAAAATTGTTTATGGAGAGATCAAGATATTCAAGCGGGGAAACATTGGATAGTGAAACTGGGATTGGACCAGAGAATTGATTACTAGTGATGGACAAAAATTGGAGATTAGGGAGAGTGAGGCTTATGTTGGCTGGAAGAGTGCCATTAAGTCGGTTAGCTCCGACGGTAATGGTCCTCAAAGACGATATATTGTAAAGGGAATAAGGGAACGTACCAAACATATTACTTTCCACAACTGCAAAGTAAACTAACCTTTGCAAATGACCTATTTCATTTGGAATATTTCCCACGAAATAATTAAGCGAAAAGTCAAGTACTTGGAGTGAAGAAACATTTCCTAGAGAAGGTGGGATGCCTCCCGTCAAATGATTTGAGGAAACGTCAAGCCAGTACACAAGCCTCTTTAAAGAGCCGAGTTCAACAGGAATATTCCCAGTAAGTTTATTACTTTGGAAGTCTAGGACTCTGAGTTGAGGACAGTTGGTGAAGTTGCTTGGAATTTTCCCCGTTAACAAGTTAATGCTAAGATTGAGATGTTGTAGCCGGAGCAAATGAGTAACTTGTTGTGGAATTTCTCCGTGTAAGAAGTTGTATGAGAGGTTGACGAACCTAAGAAAGCTGAGGTTGCCAATGTAAGGTGATATGGATCCACCTAAGTTATAGCCAGTTAGGTCCAAGGCTGTAACTCTTTGATGCTTGTGGCCGCATGTAACTCCCTGCCAGTTGCAGAAGTGGATAGAATCATTCCAAGAGGCGAAGATGTTAAATGGGTCACTGGGTatcatttctttgaatttgagCACACCCAAACGATCTGTCTCGTTGGTTGGAGCGGCAGCAGTAGCAGGTCTCCAGCATAGTAAGCTTATAGAAAGGAGAAGAATGACACCAAGGTATGTAGTGCATAGTGCAAGTAATTTGTGGGCATCATGAAGCTTCATTGGAATGGAGAGAAAGGAAGCAGAGTATTTGTGAGATATTGTGCGAGGTAGAGCAAGATCTTTGTAGGACTCACTTAAGGGTGTatgaatttataattttcaaaacacaagTTCTCGAGTCCTTGACACACTGATACTGATATCTTGAACGCGTGACAAGTGGGCCAAGTCTTTTAACAGAACACTGAAAAATACTTCCCTACCATGACTAGAAGGTCTTTGGCCGAACGACCCTAAAAGGTTTGTTTCTGCAATTAGTGTCTTGGTTGTTTTCGGAAGAAAAATCTTAAAAGACAGCAAGTGATGTCTTATTGTCTTATGTCTTTACACCCTTACGATCTATGGATATGTCTTATTGTTtctctatgaaaaaaatatccaTCGAAAATGATCGCTAAGCTAATAAAAGATCTATGGATATGTGGCTGGCCAGTTTCCTTCTATTGCCTATCTTCGTTGTTTCTTTCTCTATGGAAAATTATTCCTCGTTGCTGATCTTATAAAATATAGTTTGGACTAACTAATCAGCCTCTTTGTGGTCTTGTTATTCCTCTTAGGTGTAAGCTCAAAGCTCAAACTCCGCATCAATGggcatgtttaattaaaatgggaAGGTGAATTGATAGAGTTAGTGTTCAAATTCAAGATCTTTGATTCAAATTCAAGATATTTGgttatgataatatattaaattatcaattatttcaaaaacttaaattataaaaacaaattaaaaaaaaaaaaaattaatcatctAATAAATACTACACCACAAGCAATAGCGGAGGAGCAAGATACATAGTATTATGTGTGCTATTGGTAGGGCTCACTTAAGAGTTGAGGGTGTTGAAGAATTTTCATGGCACAAGTGATTGAGTCCTTGACCCGCTGATATGAAATATCTTGAACGCGTGAGAAGTGGGCCAAAAGGAATTGTTACAAGTCTTTTGGCAGAAGACTGAAAAGACTTCACTAGCATGACTCAAAGTCTTTGGCAAAGTGGCCGTTTCATACGCGCGCATTAATGGATCTAATTAAGTAGTTATTGAAAACCATTAATGTGGCAATTAGGCTAGTTGCAATTATACTCTCAAGCTGGGAATCCCACGCTT
It contains:
- the LOC132188132 gene encoding probable LRR receptor-like serine/threonine-protein kinase At3g47570, with protein sequence MKLHDAHKLLALCTTYLGVILLLSISLLCWRPATAAAPTNETDRLGVLKFKEMIPSDPFNIFASWNDSIHFCNWQGVTCGHKHQRVTALDLTGYNLGGSISPYIGNLSFLRFVNLSYNFLHGEIPQQVTHLLRLQHLNLSINLLTGKIPSNFTNCPQLRVLDFQSNKLTGNIPVELGSLKRLVYWLDVSSNHLTGGIPPSLGNVSSLQVLDFSLNYFVGNIPNEIGHLQRLVYFAVVESNMFGTFPYSLYNISSLRTITVGANRLNGTLPANISLTLPNLQFLSITSNQFSGPIPVSLSNVSPLEYLDLSINNFVGQVPTDLGNLLNLSVLGVGGNNLGSNSVKDMDFLTSLENCTKLESLGFFDNNFEGSLPDSIGNLSEQLSALYIYGNQISGIIPVALENLINLRILGMEENLFTGTIPTYFGKFQKLQGLDLQRNRLSGQIPSSLGNLTELVDLYLNQNKLEGSIPSSFGNCKSLQFLNISQNNLSGAIPQTSLSSQLLGIDLSHNSFTGILPMEVGNLKNIVVLDVSENNLFGEIPTTIGDCLSLQNLYLQGNSFEGNLPPFMASLKDLHHADLSRNNFSGIIPKDLQKVSVLLYLNLSFNNLVGEVPTKGVFRNASAISVIGNKNLCGGIPELKLQACYVEVMKQRKSHVFQLTAIIVSGVLCFILFSSFVVLYRRRKSKKESSSTLPKTNFLSNVSYKELYQTTDGFSPSNLIGSGSFGFVYKGILAQEKMMVAVKVLNLQQKGASKSFMTECNTLRNIRHRNLVKILTCCSSVDYNGNEFKALIYEFMANGNLDKWLHHDRDNESAPRYLNLLQRLNVAIDVASSLHYLHDHCETPIIHCDLKPSNVLLDDDMIAKVSDFGLARILSTANDDSQNQTSTVGIKGTIGYAAPEYGMGSEASAQGDVYSYGIFVLEMFTGKRPTETMFKDGFNLHNYVNMALPEKLVQIVDPNLLKREVNESAMAIEEDGYNYIEHKDIEAIDERVLNQNLSQMNSNVQKCLLSIFKISIACSLESPKERMNMKDVTRELRRIKNAFLVVGNHGKMELCEEMIRLQKSLLVNDPIEHWLGYLCE